One stretch of Candidatus Effluviviaceae Genus V sp. DNA includes these proteins:
- a CDS encoding prepilin peptidase codes for MVIGSFLNVLIYRVPRGRSIVRPPSSCPTCGTRIRSRDNIPILSYLLLRGRCRSCGERISPRYPAVELLSGLIPLAVYWRVGMGSEFAVLTSLAYVLVVLSFIDIDERILPDRITLPGIAVGLVVSPLAGVTTLTQSLIGAVAGGGALFVIGLVGDAVFKKESMGGGDVKLAAMLGAFLGWRAVVVGLFAAFLLGAIVGVGQMAGRRPGKESEGEWDHTLPFGPFIALGGFISALWGNVLISWYQGLFI; via the coding sequence ATGGTCATCGGGAGCTTCCTGAACGTCCTGATCTACCGGGTGCCGCGTGGTCGGTCCATTGTGAGGCCCCCCTCGTCATGTCCGACGTGCGGCACCCGGATCCGTTCCCGGGACAACATCCCCATTCTGAGCTACCTGCTCCTCAGGGGTCGATGCCGGTCCTGCGGGGAGAGGATCTCGCCGCGCTACCCGGCCGTCGAGCTCCTCTCCGGGCTGATCCCGCTCGCCGTCTACTGGCGTGTGGGCATGGGTTCCGAGTTCGCCGTGCTCACGTCCCTGGCCTACGTCCTCGTCGTCCTCTCGTTCATCGACATCGATGAGCGAATCCTGCCCGACCGCATCACGCTGCCCGGCATCGCCGTCGGACTCGTCGTGTCGCCCCTCGCGGGGGTCACGACGCTGACGCAGTCGCTCATCGGAGCGGTCGCCGGCGGCGGCGCGCTCTTCGTGATCGGCCTGGTCGGCGACGCCGTGTTCAAGAAGGAGAGCATGGGCGGGGGAGACGTGAAGCTCGCCGCCATGCTCGGGGCATTCCTCGGGTGGCGGGCAGTCGTCGTGGGGCTCTTCGCCGCGTTCCTTCTCGGAGCGATCGTCGGGGTCGGCCAGATGGCCGGTCGGCGACCGGGGAAAGAGAGCGAGGGGGAGTGGGACCACACGTTGCCGTTCGGACCCTTCATCGCGCTGGGTGGCTTCATCTCGGCGCTCTGGGGGAACGTCCTCATCAGCTGGTACCAGGGACTCTTCATCTGA
- a CDS encoding prepilin-type N-terminal cleavage/methylation domain-containing protein: MNRLAATAGTIRQLLKRVRRTMTTDRGVTMIEILVSIVVLSILIVPIFDSMVSGRTLAMHRGEERMALRLVERKAEQLLKAGYGAVGSDADVSSVCMTSGVHPTDPSIVVSTRGDDDAANDLLGDMTWSVVPVIWSSPGDSVRAKLVEVKLRWPQGAPRDSVTVSTIVGA, translated from the coding sequence ATGAACCGCCTTGCAGCGACGGCCGGAACGATCCGGCAGCTCCTGAAGCGCGTCCGCAGGACGATGACAACGGACCGGGGCGTAACGATGATCGAGATCCTCGTCTCGATCGTCGTTCTCTCTATTCTCATCGTGCCGATCTTCGACAGCATGGTGTCCGGTCGGACGCTGGCCATGCACAGAGGCGAGGAGCGTATGGCGCTGCGTCTCGTGGAGCGCAAGGCCGAGCAGCTCCTGAAGGCCGGCTACGGCGCCGTCGGGTCGGACGCCGACGTCTCGAGCGTCTGTATGACATCCGGCGTTCACCCGACCGACCCGAGCATCGTCGTCTCGACGAGAGGCGACGACGACGCCGCGAACGACCTTCTCGGGGACATGACCTGGAGCGTCGTCCCGGTCATCTGGTCGAGCCCGGGCGATTCGGTTCGGGCGAAGCTGGTCGAGGTCAAGCTCCGCTGGCCGCAGGGCGCCCCGAGGGACAGCGTCACCGTCTCGACGATCGTCGGCGCCTGA